The sequence ACATTCTAGAATTCAAAGTCCAGATTTTAGATTCACTTACTGGCTGTGAgcctttgggcaagttgcttcaaCTAACTCTCTtagcctgttttctcatttgtaaaacgggGATCTGCATTGCTCAGTTGTTAGGATAATAAAATgagttgatattttttaaaaagagctctgTAAACTGTTAAAGGGCTACACACTCACGGATCGGTATTAAGTTGCCCTGCCCTGCCTCCGCCCCCTTCTCCTTGGTTTCTTGTGAAATTAGAGCTTTGGGGGTGATTAGGGCGGTAACAGACCAACCAGCATAAAGCCAGCCCGCCCAAAACCTCCTTGCCTAAAACCAGTTCCTCTGACAACCAGTTTGCCTAAAAGTCAAAGTAGTAATTTTGAAAGAAGGCATTTTTGTACCAATTTTCCTAAGAGGCACTTCCAACACAATGTCATATTTTTACATCACTATGTCATAATCTGCAACATTCTGTCAATGATAAGATTGCTGTGCAAGCTTGTGGGTggcattttctattttatctttcattgaGCAGTTTCATGACTTTTTAGCAAGTGTCGGAAGACCCTTTCTTCaaattgtatatttctagaacTGAATACTTGTCAGATCTGTAGAATTTTCCACAAGATTTATCGAATGCACCTTTTGGATCACTCCTGTCTCCTTTTTGCTGGGTTATACTCTGAATCGCGTATACCTGTGTGCACCTAATGAGTTGATTAACCAAATTAGCATGTACCCAATGTTCCTTCCTGTTCTCCAAGATGTTGGCATTTTGACAAGCGTGAAGACGTGAGACGGATGGGGCAGAACTGCATCGAACtccttgcattttatttctcagGCTATCTCGTGCATCAAGCAACTCTACTTTGTGAAACTAGAATGATACATACGAAGTCATTACCAAATGTATTTATTGCAGGAAACAGAACATTTCTCAAGAACGGTAACTGGCTACAAAGTCCCGAGAGTGTTCAAAAGTAGATAAAAACAGAAGAAGACACACACCAAggatataaaacaatttttagtaGAAATCCCACCTTTAATCAGAATGttctcaaatacatttttttaaagatccttCAAAGgacactgcaaaaaaaaccaaaattaggACACTCAGATGCCAAAACACTTAAAAGTGGACTGCACTTTATGTGAACTGGTCATTAAGCACAGGGATTCCTTTTGTGAGTTTGTGGCAAATTAGTTTGAAGCCATTGGACCTGGAACCGATTTAGGAGGCAGGCACTTCCCTCCCTGCACATGAAGTTCATGGGCacggggggcggaggggggccGACCATGGATCTCAGCGGAGAGGTGTGCCCTTCCTGAACGTGACCTCCAAGAGTAAGGGCGAATTGTCAGCTTTTAACTCTTTATTATAAAGACATATTTACACTGAACAATCTTTACAAACAGTGAACACAATTAGGGGAAAGGGACGATTTCTTAATGAAAAGCGCCTTAATAACTTTGTATAAATTAGTATAAGAATCATACACAACCATTTTAAATAAGACGGCCCCTCAGCACCTCCACTGCCCTGTGTCTCCAGACTTTCCCAGCCGTCCCTCTCCCGCTGCCCACAGCCCACCCCCGCCCTTCCCCCTGGGCTGGGCAACCGATGCGACAGGAGATGCAGAAAGGAACAGGGGGAAGAAGGCCCAGCCCCAGTGGGGACATCCGTGGCAGAAGAGGCTTTCTGGACACTGGCCAGACCCCACTCTGGGCTGAGGGGCGTTTGGGGGGGGGCGGCAGGTGCCCAGCCTGGCTCCCCAGGGTGGCCTTaaagcagcagtagcagcagcgttagcagcagtggagggaagggggaggggcgggtAGGCAAACGTCGGGGTTGCTCTGGGACTCCGGGGGCCGTgactccccctgccccacacgTACATAGGTGGCCATCAGGCTcctgtcttcccttttctccctcccacgAGGCCTTTGAGAAGAAAGCCTGCTGAGATCTACACTTCctcccatctttccttcctttcttcccccctcccttccttccttccttctttgtttccttcttcttctccccactccctgcctcctCAGGGAAAGGCCACTGGGAGAAGAAGGTCCAGTCAACGTGAAGGGAAAGCCACTGAGTCCAATTGGTTAAGGCCACCTCCTGATTCCTGGTAGTCTCGGTGCCTCTGAGCTGCCCCTATGAAAATACCCAGGGTCTGGGAGTGCTGCAAGGAATGGGGGCAGCTGGACAGTCAGGGAACTTTCCAGGCCGGGTTGGGGAGTGGACCAGAAGGGGCAGGCCAGGAAGGAGGGAACAGCTCCGTCCCACCGTGGGGCAGTTCACAGCcagccccctctcccttcctggccacccccagccccaaccCCGGGAAAAGGCACTTAATGGGTTTGGAAGACATCGTCAAGAAGAGGGCATCATCACGTGGGAGTTCGGAGACCTGGGCCCTCGTGCTGGCTCTGCAGCGGCACTGGGCAGGTCACCATCCCTCTCCGAGCCTCCGTTTCTGCAGGAGTTTGCATAAGGAGGTGGCGCTAAGTGAACTCCAAGTTCCTTTTGGCTCTGATCGTCTGTGATTCTTGGCAAAACCAATCATCCTAGTTGGCTTTTGCTCCTGGGAGGGTACAGAGCCACCTGAGGCGCATACCCTCCCCTCCTGAGTTGGAGCTTGAACCAACTTGGGGGGGTGCGGGGGGCGGGAGTGAGTGGGAGGGACTGCTAGGCGGCACACTGAGGCGAGAGAAGTGACAAAGTACTTCACGGCCCCGCTCCTTCACCTCTTCCTCAACCGGGCCAAACATGGGGATGAGGAAGAGGCCACAGTAGCTATTCCTCCTCTTCTCCGATGCTTCACTCCCCCTTCGCCAGATCGCCAAGCTCCCGTTCCCTTGCCCCCAAGGCACCCTGTCTGCATCCCAATGACCCGGTCCCTCTCACTGGAGTCTCTCATTGCTCCGCTCTCTATGCCCCTCTGGAGGCCTGGGGGGGAAGTGCTGATGTAAAACCGTGGAATCTGCTGGAGCCCCATTAAAGAAGGGCGGGTTCCACCCAGCCCCCAGGGCATACCTGAGGCAGGAAGGGCGGAGAGAAGGGTTCGATGTTAGGGTATTGGACACAAGAGGTAGGGACtagagcagagggagggctgCGGAGAGGAAGGACGGCCTTCCAGTGCAGGGTCTCCCAAGTCACGAGGGGGCACTGAATGGGTCCTTGCTAGGGGCAGGAGCACGCCAGTCCATTCGGGGAGGCTGGTGGGGGAGAAGAGCCGGACTGTCAGCAGCTAGAACAGGGGCCAGATGAGGCGAACGGATGGGAGGGCTCCAGAGAAGCAGGCCGATCGACGGAGGAGTAGAGAGAATCACGGGGGGCGGACACGTGGTGGCCCCTTCAGTCCTAAAGAGGAAAAATGACCAGAGAGGGGTCATTGACGTGTCCTAGGTCAAAGGAACCGCCTGGGACAGGAGAGGAGACGGCCTTCACCCGCCCGCCCCCCACGAGCCTGAACCTAAAAGCCCCAGGCCACTGAGTCGGTGCCACCCTGTCCTGGCGACAGGGGGAAGGACAGCAGGCCAGGCCTCAGGGGCAGGCTCAggccctgctctctccttcccacaTCTCCGGGCAGCTCTCTTCCTGTTCTCTGCTAGCGGCTACCCCCAAGgatccctgccttccctcccacctctggtGAGGATCCACACTGCACACCTGCACATATACCCTGGGGCACCTCTCCCCAGCTCATCAAGGCCCTCCAGAACACTCCAGCTGGGCCAGCCAGCCCAACCCTAGGCAGCAGAGTGGAGGGCAGCCAGCACCTAACTCCTGGGGAGTGGCAAGCCCCTCTCCGGCCTTGGTCTCCTGTCTAAACTGAAGGTGCTCTGTAAGCCCCGGTGTTATGCATGGGGCCGGCACTGCCTGGTGCAGGTGTCTGGCCAGCGGTAAGCAGCAGGGCCACCCGGCTTCCAGGCTGTTCCTCCCCTGCCCTTTCTGTGCCGCCCACTGACCAGAGGCTCAAGTACCTGCTTCAGAAAGGCATGGGGCCCTTATGGGAGAGGCGCGGCCGCTGGCGGCGGAACTTCCTCCGACCTCCCTGCCAGGGCCCTGGGCCGCTCCTCGGCCCTCTGGGCTGCACCAGGTGGCGGATGGTGCTTTCCTCCATCCCCTTCCCGTCAGAAGTCTGCAGCAGGGGCCCTGCAGGAAGGAGAAAGCCTGTCATCCCAAAGGCTGATGCAGATGGGCCAGGGCCCCAGAGGAGGGGCAGTCTCTCCATGAGGTGGCGCTCTCAGAGCTTTAGTTTTTCCTCTTCCAATCAGTGAACCGATGAACCACTTGCAATGTTCACACTGTCCTGGGGCAAACAGAGCCCACTACTCACATTTACAAATTATACACCTGACTAGATGTCCTTCTGACAGTCCTATCATGTTTCTGATGGGCACAAACATGTTCTGTGCTCAGAACATCATCGGGGGGTGCAGCTTGGGGTATCATGCCTGTACTCAGGCTGGGGCACAGCAGACAGTAACTTCCCACTGCACCCTTGTGACCGATacacttaaaacatttcaaacacacaatatttcaatgaaaacaaCTCCCCCCATCACGTGCCTATCACCCAGATTCGACAGTTATCCAGATGGAGTTACATATGCTTTGGttctcctgtttctttctttgcagagatattttaaagcaaatctggAACATGATGTCATTGTACGTCCTTTGATATGCAGGTGACCCACTTTTGGGTACTAGAGCTCTCATACCTCACCCCTGGGCACCTCATCAGTGTTTGGCCATTTTGGGGCTCACTTGTTCCTGTGGCCTCCCTGTGGGTGTGGCTGGGGGATTGTTTGCGGGGCGTGGGGGCGAATCTCTGAGTCTGTGTGCCTTATGCTGGGTTCTAGTCAGCCTGTGACCAGATTCAGAGGCCAAGAAATATTGtacaaatgaatgagtaaacaaatgagtgaatgtcACCTGAAGCAGCAAGTGCGTCGGGAGGGGGGTGGGCTGCTAGTATTGCCCCCCCGTTGCCCTACCTCCTTTCACCCCTAGATCATACCCCCATCCTTTGCCTGATGCAAACTCCTTCCATTCCAATCCCAGCTGGCTCCTTTTCTGCTCTAGGGGgctcttctctacatctgtccaCATCTGGCTTAGAGGAGGAGCCTCCTGATGCCAGACCAAGCCCTGCCGATAGAATCCAAGTGGCGCTGGGTGTTCCCGGGTGCGATGAGGGAAAGACACACGATGAGGCCCCAGGGGTAACAGCAGGCATGAGAAGAGAGGCACAGTGCCCAGATGGGGAGGGTAGCCTCTGCAAATGCTGAGACCCAGGACTGTGAGTGGTGGTGGCAGTCAGGGAGGGCGGGCTGTTGTGGGGAGGGGTCCCTAAGAGACAGGGGAGGCCCAGAGCCAGGATGAGGAACACGGCTGGTGGGCTCAGACTCTGGCCAGCGAGACGTCTGGACTCTAGGGCTGCAGAGAAGAGCTACCTAAGCTGACCGAGCTCTCAGCCACCTCTCATGGAGGCTGCAGTCCAGCCAGGTCAGGCGAGCTGGCGCTCCACAGACAAGCCAGCCGCCAGAGGCAAGCAGAGCAGGGAGATGCGATGGTGCTGGGCAGGAGGCAGACAGGCAGAGCGCCTGTGCGATGCCCAGGATGGGGCTGGTCTGCAGACATACAGCTTCTGAGGCCAGTGATCATGAATCCCAGTCTCCCTCTCCGCACACCATCGGGTTCGCCTCCAGCTATATCCCTGTCTCTCGAAACCTGTTTCCATCCATCCAGGAGTCTCCACCACTAGCTCACAGTTTCCATATAACCACCCATTGGCTGCTCGCCCCCCAACCATACCCCTGGcggctcttcctttccttcctccctgcctccagcatCCCCACGCTCCGGTTCCTTCCTTGGCTGTTTGACTCTTGTGATTCCTCCTCCACTTGCACACAATTTCCAGGCATTTATCCTCCTCTTGGGCCAAACGCAGGCAAGGATTGTCCTTAGGGCCCTCCCTGCCCAGGCCCCTGGCACCTGCTGCTGTCCACGCTCTCTCGCCcagacacgcacgcacacactctctagccctccaccctccctcccagagaGAACGTCACAGGCCCATTAGGACCCCTCTGTTTACCAGCCACCCTTCATGCTTCTGGTTGGGGGTGGGTTACTGTGTCAGTTCCTCCCCTAAACCCATCAcctaatgtaaattaaaacacgAGTTGTGTTTGCACTTTGGGGCAGTAGGTATGGACAGGGGCAAGGAGGCTGCTTTCGCCTGTCATAGGGCTACCCTCTGAGTGCCATCTGCAAAGGGGCTGCgccggggagggagaggagggaagccccttcactaaGCTCCCCACCGCAGCTGCTTCAGCTTCTGCCTTGTGTTTTGGAGTCCCCTCGAGGCTGTTCTGCCCTCTCAAGAGGACAGGAATGATACTGATGAGAAGTTGGTACCAGAGAAACTCTCAGGGCGAAAAGGACTGCGCTGAGGGTATGGCCAGGCAAAAGGAAGGACCCTAAGGGCCTTGAAGGTGTCAGTGAGGTCTTGGTTCTTGTGTTGCAGGGATGGCCAATGGCACAGGCTATGGCCCGAGGGGTAACAGCAGGCATGAGAAGAGAGGCACAGTGCCCAGATGGGGAGGGTAGCCTCTGCAAATGCTGAGACCCAGGACTGTGAGTGGTGGTGGCAGTCAGGGAGGGCGGGCTGCTGTGGGGAGGGGTCCCTAAGAGACAGGGGAGGCCCAGGGCCAGGATGAGGAACACGGCTGGTGGGCTCAGACTCTGGCCAGCGAGACGTCTGGACTCTAGGGCTGCAGAGAAGAGCTACCTAAGCTGACCGAGCTCTCAGCCAGGCCCTGGAGAGCAGTCACCCAGAAGCCCCTGGCACCTTGCATCCCACTGGATGGGGGGGCTCACTCTCCTCCTTGTAGCCGGAAGTCTGCAGTTCCTCCCCCACCCTGATTCCATCATCCACCTGTTTCCTACTTTTGATTCTGAGTCTGGTTCACCCTAAGATAAGCTGACACCTGAAACCCTGGCTTTGTCCTGCCCGAAGGGACAAATCAGAGGCTTTTGATTCTCATCACTGCAGAGGTCCCGGCAGTGATACAAAAGAATTCCCCTGTAGAAACGGGCCATCCCCAGTGTACTTAAATACTTTCCTCTAACTGCATCTGCTACTTACAGGAAGGCTGGGGCAATCCCGCAAAGAGTCGCGAGCCTAGAGGGACCGAAGCGCCATCAGCAGTGAAGCTACAGCATCTCCACCGTGAAGCGCAGTCAGGGGTAAACAGGGCTTGCGTTTCACGCAATCTAAACTCCAGCCCTGCCCGTTCACAAAGAGGTGTGTGCCGCTTCTCAGGAACACGCCATCCTCACTAGGaatgaaacatcttttttttcccctcttgccGTCCGGCCTGTCTTGTGATTGCTTTAAAAGCCCATACAAGTGCCCTTGTGGCACTGGCTATGTCCCCTCCACTGCTCTGGGGTCCTGCGTGTGTCTCCAGGATGAAGCGCCCCTCCTTTGTCTGCCCAGCCCAGTGCCCTGAGCCGTCTTCCCACGCCAGCCGTGCTGCTGTGGACACATCACGCCCTGGCAGCCTGGTCATCCGCTTCACCTGCGTTAGTCCTTTGCCGCTGAGAGGCCTGACTCAGGTTACCTGGGTGCTTAGTTCTGAGGCATTGGGGATGGAGTGGAGATGCCCCCTCCCTGAGTGGGAGGGGTCCAGGAAGCTGTCCTCACGCTGTCATTGTGGCTGCAGGCCTCAGCTGGGGCCggggaagggcaggagggggACAAGGAAAGACACAGAGGTGCTCAGACAAAGACCAAGGGCTACTTGGCCCTGGCCCAGCAGCTCTCAGACTCAAGAGCAAAGTGTATCCCAGGTCAGGAGGCAGTGGAGGAGTCTGTGTGTGGTGGCGGGAGCGCATTCCAAGTCAGGACACGGCGTGTCGTGAGGAAGCACGGATTTCAGGCCTGGAGCTGACTGGGGACTCTGGCTGGGGAGAGCATGCAAGTCTGGGCCAAGGGCAAGGTGGTTCCGAAAAGGTCCCTTGTTCTGAGCCAGGACAGGAGGCAGGAGGAGCAGGACATGTGTCCCCAGACCCTGGGCTGGTGGCCACCTGCACAGAGGTGGCCCCCTTGGCCCCAGGAcaggacgggggtggggtggggggacgtggcagggggaggtggagaggcagGGGGAGCTTTGGAAGTTTCCAGTGCTAGGCTTAAGCATAAATGTGAGGGCAACGAATTTACCCAGATCTGGCTGTGGAGATAGGTGACCTAATGCAAAGGGTGAATGAAGCAGGGCGCGGTAGGGTCTGAGCCAGATGCGGCGTCCCCTCCCCTTGAAACCGGCTCCCCCTTTACCCGTAATGCCCCAACAGCTGGACCCTGAAAGGGTCTGGGTGCGGGCCAGTTAGCCAAGGGTCTCCCCGTAGGTTCTGGGGGAGCCGCAAGTGCGCAGATCAGGTAGGCCCAGCTTCCTCTGGGATGCCCTCTCTGCACCACTGTTTGCCAGTGGTGGTGTCCCGTGGGTGTCTTATCTCGCCAACTGCCCTGGATGGcaggctccaggagggcaggccCGTGTGGTGTCCTTCATTCCTATCTTTGGCTCTCTTTCTGCCATTGCCTGCCTGACAGGAGTTTCTGAGGAAAAAGCCTGCTTCCTTCTTACCAGTGAGGTGGCCGAGCCGGGGCTTGGgcctgaagagagagagagatcactgGACAGCTAGCTAAAGGCAGGTAGTGCCAAACCCAGCCAGTGCGCCTTCCCGAGAAGCCGGGCAGGGCTCCCCGGGCCAGGGCAGTGCCAAAGGCAAGAGCGGAGAAAGGAGGTGACCTACAAAGAGAGAGGTGGAAGCCCCACCAGGCCCCTCAGAGGCTCCCGGGCTGCATCTTGTTCTGGAGGGTCTGGAACAAAGTACGGCCTTGGGCCCTTCCTCTAGGACACTTGCTgccctgctctctccttccccctgctCCCACCTCCCCATAAGTCCAAGCCTGGCACTGGCATTAGTCCACCTGGTCTTGGCCTTCCTATTCTGTGTTGCCAGGCGGGCAGCAGTGACAGTCAGATCACAGGACTGTGGCAGCTGGAGGTGGGAGCTAGCAGCCACAGGAGACACTGACGCACAGAGGACAGGGAGCCCGGACTGGGACTGCTGGGATGTGGGTGGGGACCAGGCTTGGGGAGGGCAAGGGAGCACCAGTCAGTGCCAAGTATGCCAGGTGGGGGTGTGGTGCAGGTGAGGGCCAGCTGCACGGAGGTATCGGTTCAGGCGCTGTTTCCTGGTTTGGTGCCTGGAGACAAGAGGACTGAGGTGAAGCATGACCATGCCTGGGTCAGAGGGGGGACCGGAGCCAGGATCTCAAAGAACCAAGTCCCTGCGGTGGGACGCAGGCCTCTGGGAGAGCCTTCCGTGTGGGAGCAGGAGGGCAGGCCAGACAGGacttgggggtgagggaggaggccAGCCTGACCTGGCCCTGCCCGGCCCAGCCCGGGTGAGGCTGCCTCTGCTCACTTGCAGGCTGAAAGGAACCACAGCTGGGCTCCACGCCGCCTCCCCCGCGGCGCGCTCCTGCCTATGCAACAAGTGTCACGTCTGCATCTTGGCGCATCATCATCCCCCAGTGGCCCGCGCCCCCGGACCGGCCGGCGGCCCCTAACTTTCCACGCAGGAGCCCAACCCACCGGCCTCAGGTCAGTTCCCTCCAAGGATCCACGAGGGGCGCAGGACGTGCCCCCCCCATACCCTCCACCACGTGGGGAGCGGGGCGCGGGACACGGAGCGCACGCCTGCGGCCCTGAGCTCCTCGGACTGCGAGGGGCGGCCGGGAGGGGCCAGGCGCCGGAAGGTGATGCCCCAGGCCGAGCCGAGCCGAGCCGAGCACCCCAGAGGGAGCGATGCCCGCGGCCGGCGGGTCCCTGGCCCCGGGCGCCCTGTCCGTCGGCGGCCCGGCGCGTGGCGGCTTCTGCACGGCTCGCGCCCGGCTCCCGGGAGGCGGAGGGAGCGCGATCTTCGGGGCGGAGGGCGGGGAGCGCGCGGGCTGCAGCCCTGGAGAGCGGCGAGGGGGCCGCGGGCGAGCGGGAGGGCGCGCACTCACCTCCACACACCGCGCTCAAGGAGAGCCAGAGCAGCAGGAGCGCCTGCACGCAGAGCCGCAGATTCATGCTGCTCCtctggccgccgccgccgccgcgcggCCCTggccagggggcgggggcgggggtgggggcggagagGCCGGAGGCCGAGGGAGGCGCGAGTCGCGGCTCGTGCGTGCGGGCGCGAAGCTCGTGTGGCTCCCGGGCCGCGAGACGGTACGCCCCGAGCCGCGCCGTGGGCTGGCCGGCCGCCGCCTCCTCTCTCCTGCAGCCTCCTCTCTCCCGCCGCGGGGCAGCGCCGCCCAGCTGGCCTCGGCGGCTCCGGGGGCGGCGGCGAGCTCGTTCCAAGTGGCTGGCGGCTCGGCTGCGGCTCCAACGGCCCGTGGCTCAGGCTGCCAGCGGGAATGCGCCCCGCTCACTCCAGGGGCTGCATTTTGTAGCCTGTGGCTTGGCCGCGAGCCCACTTGGTCATGTGGTCATCGGGAGGGCTGGAGGGGGGGccgggaagagggagagggagcaaGCCTCCCGCACCGCCCCCCTCCCGGCACGCACTGGGCAGCCGCAGCCAGGGCGCGAGAGGGAACCTCGAGGTGGTCCCACAACAAAGGCTGCGAGGCCACTCTGACAGCCCACAAGCGCTCCCCGGACAATGCCTGCCTGGCCGGGGGCCAGAGGGTTTTGGAGACCTGAAGGATTTCAAACACAGGAAGTATTTGGGGCGGTGGAGGGGCACACTTAACCCTTTGTCGCCACGCTTCCTTAACAGCTGTCAAGAAACCTGGGCGCTGCCCCCACTCACCCCCGCTACCTCTGACCCGGTCCTTCCCCACCGCCGCTCCGCAGCCGCAAGGACTTAGCCGAGACCCTCACACACtggccctcctctctcctctgcatcTTCAGCTGGGTTTGAACTGTGCCCAGCGCCCCCATTTCTCCTACCATCCCCCAGGAGGcaccctctacctggaatgcccccaccccaccccatccttccACAGACCTCTTCATTCTTACAGCAGCACCTCCAATCCCATCTCATCCAGAAGACTTGCCAGGATAACAATAATCCAGGAGGGGCTGCTCCTGGGTTCCTCCTCGCTGTCGGGACATGCAGCAGCTCCTATGGCATCCCCTCCCTTGTTCCCCATCATCACGACAAGGGACCATTTACCCAACTCCAAACAGTCTAGGCTGGATTCGTTTTTGCATGTACTTGGGATTCCCCTCTGAAAGTGGGTCCTGAAGTTGTTTGCCTTCCCAGACTAGGCTGTCAGCTCCTACAGCCTGGGAGCTCCCAAGAGAAGGGGCTGCCTCTTTCACCGCACGGGGCAGCCCCTAAGATAGGaccttgtcttctcattcttctgcctctctccAAAGTCCCCAATATCGGGCTCTGCACATAGGTGGCACTCAACACATGTTAAAAGACTGAATTGAAAGGTGTTTCCACATTTCAGCCAGCCAGGCAGTTTGCTTGAAGTGCGAGTCCAGATTTCCACATAAAATTTGACATTGGACAGTGTGTGTGTACCATTAAAGATGCGAGAGACCACAGTAGACTTAACATGTTTTTGAAATGTTACAACAATCCAGTATATGCACAATTTTTTATCAGTCTCCATAGCAGGGATCTCTGCTTTGCTCACAGCTGCAtccccagaactagaacaatgtCTGGGGCATGGTTGGTGCTCCCGACgtaattttgaatatataaatgaaattttcaaaaCCATTCCTATTGCCTAAATCAAGGTAGTGGGAAGGGGATAAGATAGGGTTCTTGTTCATAGCCTATGTCCGCATTAGCCCCAGTCCAGTAGGAAAAAGGCAGTGACATGGAAGGCAGAGCATCTCTCTTCATCCGTGAGGCCCAGGCGGTGAGCAGTGGGCATTAGTAGCGTGAGATCATTccccctctgctgccccctggAAAGAGTCTTCCACCCAGGAGGAGAAACACCGGACCTCTAGtctccaccctcccctgcctCAGGGCCGTGCTGTTGTCACCTAAATTTGCGGCGTCTCCTGGGGAAGATGATCTCCGTGCTACCCCCTTCAGGGTTGTTAtgggattgaatgagataatgtatcTGAAGGCACTGTGTAAATAAGGTATCAACCCTTGAGGGATGGTTTTTAGGAACCATGATCCTCCACTCCCCGACTGAGCAAGCCCATACATTTGCAAATGAGCACCCCCATAAGTAGGTTCCTAGAAGCGTTCGTATTTAATCGCTCCTTTACCAGGGTGTGTATAGGCTATTTGCTAAGTGGTTTAAGGGCTGCCCTTTCCAATATGACTGATACtaacaacatttaaaataaaatgaaaacttcattTCCTCTGCTGCACTGGCCATATTTCAGTTGCTCAGTAGCCACCTGCAGCTAGGGACCACTGAATTGGACAGCACAGAATAGAACCTTTCAATTATTGCACTAAGTTCTATTGGACAATGCTGGGGGAGAGCACCccagtcattcttttttctgtaattctttttcCCACCTTACTTAGTTTTCAAAATGTGCAAGGGAACAACATACAAAGGCAAACCCAATACAAATTTAAGACAAGCAactctgtttttttgtgtgtgtgtggtacgcggggctctcactgttgcagcctctcccattgtggagcacaggctccggacgtgcaggctcagtggccatggctcacgggcccagccgctccgcggcttgtgggatcctcccggactgggggcatgaacctgtgtcccttgcatcggcaggcggactcccaaccactgcgccaccagggaagcccctaaggcaAGCAACTCTTAGTAAACAGAAGGCATGTATTTAAAACAAGATTTAAAGAGCTGACCATGTGGGAGAATTATGTTTTAATCTAATCCTTCTCTCCATTTAA is a genomic window of Phocoena sinus isolate mPhoSin1 chromosome X, mPhoSin1.pri, whole genome shotgun sequence containing:
- the APLN gene encoding apelin, which codes for MNLRLCVQALLLLWLSLSAVCGGPLLQTSDGKGMEESTIRHLVQPRGPRSGPGPWQGGRRKFRRQRPRLSHKGPMPF